Within Scomber scombrus chromosome 12, fScoSco1.1, whole genome shotgun sequence, the genomic segment TATGAGCTGGCCTTCATCTGTGTAGAGAAGAAAGAGCAACGTTTGTGCTGAAAACATACAAAGTGATGGAGAATGAATGCTGGTGAGAGGGAGATGTGTTTTagctctgtgagtgtgtgtgtgcagaggtcATTGCTGTGTTATTAAACTGTCCTATACAAAATACTTGCATTATTCTACCAGCAGCTCTGACCAAATCTGACTCTTTTTATGCACCGACAGCTTTGAAAAAGCTTCAATCatgttctcctctccttttgttTCCATCCATGTAATTACATGACTCACCATTGCACCCATATCTTTTCTGTTAAAACAATGCTGGTTGCCTTGACAGCCTGAATGTGAAGTAAGCAGCAGTGTTGCATCGTCTCCTACAGATTTCATAGGACGAACAGGGGCCGGGGCCGGGGCAGTGACGACTCTGCAGGAACATGAGCCTGGTGGAGGTGAGGCAGGCAGCGGGGTCCCTGACCCTGTCCCTGTCCAGCAACGACCCCAAGGAAAGCTACTTCGACCGCTTGGATGAGAGTGACCCTGAGTACCTCCGCAGCAGGAACATGTCACCGGACCTGAGGCAGGACTTCAACATGATGGGGCAGAAGAAGAGGGTCACCCAGATACTGCAGAGTCCTGTATGTAGCCCGCAGCTCTGTAAAGAGTGCCCTCCTACACACAAGCTTTCACTGTGTATTAGTAATGATCGGTGCTTTTAAAAGCTAGAGAGGCATACCGTACCTTCACTTGAGATGGACTGAAatgcattgtttgtttgtttttgccttgTTTATATGATGGTCATTTCATATGCTCTGCTGTTGGTTTACTCTAAAATATATCTGCTGTAAAGCTTAGAAATGTCTGCAGCTACGGTCACAAAAATCCCCCAGTTTTAATATTGAAATAGCAGTTGTAATCTCTGTTTTGTCTTAGCAGTGTTATTACAGATTAAGTGTATAACTGATTATATTGAACAGTAAAATAGAGGGCATATTCTAAGCACCATCATATCTGTGTTGTAGCTTTTAGTTTTATTATCTCAGTATGATAAGGATGCAAACTGAGCAGTGCAGCCTGTTGAGATGGAGTACAAGGAGGTGCAACACATGCCCATGAAGTGCATGAACATTAGACAAGCCCACACTGATCTGCGATTACATAACAGGCCCAACAAGTGGAACTTGCCTCATCACCATGGGAACCGTGGTCGGATGAAGCAGAATGCAGGAGCTAAGCTGCAGCACATAGGAAAAATAGTGCTGTTTCAAGATTCACAGGCTACTCTTGAAAGCAAAAATTTATAGTCTGGTTTAataagaccccccccccccccccccccccccccccccccccccccccccccccccaaacacacaaagaggtTTTTTTAGTGGTCTGTAGTGATTTGTGTACACTTGTAATAAAGAGGAGAGGATGCTGAGCTCATTGACACATCCCGAGCAGGTGTTGAACTGATGTGAAGGTCGGGTTGTGCTTATAAGAGTTGCTAGGTTAATAGAAGTTTAACAgagtgtttgtatttcttctccTCACCTCACCctgaatgacaaaaaaacttttttcttcaCAGGTATTTAAAGATGAACTGGAAGGCCTGATTCAGGATCAGATGACGAAGGGCAACAACCCCACAGGTCTCCTGGCTCTCAGACAGATTGCTGACCTGGTCATGGCGAATACCTTGGGAGGAGCTGGCGCCTTGACATCACCCATCAGTGAGTtgtagagtgtgtgtttgtgtgtgtgtgaatgcctCCATCTATCTCCCTTCTGTCCTGATTGTCATGCAGTGTGTATactctgtctgtgtgcattatGCAGGCTGAATATCTTTATTGTCAGAAGCTGAATTCTCAGGCTCTTGTGACTCCGAACAACCCTGAAACAGCAGAAAAGGCAGAAAGTTGTTGACAGCATTCTTGATTGTCAATGTTTCTATTAAGAGCCCCCATGACCAGTCTTGGTAATGAATTACAGCCGTTTGCAATGCTAATTATGTTAGCATAACCTCTATGCCTTATGTTTCCGGGGAGGTCACAAAGCAGCCTAGAGCAGAAAAGTTTGACTGTTGAAACTGTAAATGTTTGGAAAATGTCACTTTAGTAAAATGTCTGAGAAGTCACTGAGGCAGACCTGCTCTTGTAAAAGGCTAAAGTGGCTGTAAAAGATAAAGCCTTCTATCATTAAATGGCCTTATATGGTATTACAGTCCAAAAATATCCTTCTGTTTCTTGATGGGAATTCTaagaaaagtctttttttaagctTCAGCTGGACAGACTCCCTGGGATGTTTTAGCTTTACATGCTGTGGAAGCAAGCCATGTAAACATCCGtgtagatgtttaaaaaaaaccccaaaaaacaaagttaagtGTTTGTAATGCATAGCAAGTTACCAGTGATGTTATGTGTTGTGGCAGGTTTTGGGATGGTAACTCCAGTCAATGACTTGTACGGCATCGAGTCTCCATCCTTTGCTAAGGGGGAGAAGCAGAGTCGCTGCAGGCTGGCCAGCCTCTACAGGCTTGTTGACCTCTTCAGCTGGGCTCGTTTTACAAGCTCCTACATCACTGTGAGTACAACTTCACCATCACGCTCCAGTGCACATCTAATTACGTATGCCGCGCAAGGcttgtgtatctttgtgtgAGCTTTGTGCTCTCTAGCTGCTGGAAGGCCTGAAGGGGAGTACATCTGCATTTTCAGAATCCATATATTATTTATGGTTTAGAAAAGTCAGTTTTGTGGATGTGAGTTTCCCCAATAGTGAGAATTCTCACTGAAAAAGGTGATGAACACCTGAGATAACAAGATGTAAAACTCGTATTTTTCCTAAAGACAAGGCTTAGAAAGTCAGTTTTTGAAGCTTTCAGAGTGAAGGGATCTTTCCTCTGTGGTTGAGAGTTTCCTGTAACCTTGAACAGGTGAGATGTGTCTCTCAGCTCTAAGTAGCTGCTAACccaatttaaagattttttttaatgtagagATTAGGTCTCCTGTGGTCTTGGTGCTTTTTTAAAagtgcagtatgtagaatttagtggcatttagtggaacagactaggcagaaatggaatataatatttctAAGTATgtaattagtgtttaatcacctgaaaatgagaatattgtttttgttacctttgaaTGCTCCATGTATATCTATATAGGGAGCAGATCTTTTTACACAAAGTCATGTTTCACcaacatgtttctacagtagcccaggatagacaaaccaaacactgagaTAAACGTTCTAGAGAGTTTTTCGACTGTCATGGCCACTGCAgattctcctacacacttgaaAGGAGAGGGGTATTCCGATGgttgctagatgccactaaatcctacacactggtctttAAGAGACTTTTTGAACCTGACAAGAATGTATTAATGGGGgaaaacactgcagcatttCTCCTGTGCTTAACAAATACTGTTGTACAGTGGATTAACACTTTTCACATCACAAATGTTTCTTAATGTTGGATTTTGACTTATGTAATCCATGTTTTTACCTAGATAAGTTTTGGATTTTATAATATGTTCCTTTTGTCTTAGGTGCGTGTCAGTAAAGAGCAGGATCATGTTCTCATTAATCCACGAGGTCTGTCTTTCAATGAGGTGACGGCAGCAAATTTGGTAAGAacaatgtctgtctgtgtgtatgccATCATTTTCCAATTTTCCAGTCATGAGTCAGAATGAATTGTCACAGTGTTTTGGTACTTATACtaggattgttttttttttaattcttgttGAAATGTCATGCATTGTCATTATAAATCCATTAAATTGatacaatacattttcaaaatacaAGTAAGGAATAGGTACTGGGGAATGTTTGTAACTTTTTACTGGAGATGGCTAGGCATCTGCAAGTGATAATGTATTGTTGTCAGCTATATCTAACACTGATAGATGTAAATCAGTTCTTTTCTAGGTTTCTAGATGGATTTAATAGTAAAGGCTAAAGTTTTCAAAGATGATATTTCTTGGCAGTTTCTCACTTACACAGACTACCATTCAACATATTCTagctctctcttctctctgttgtAAGTTGTCATTTGTCTCTATTCATGTACTCTGAGCACATTAAAGTCTCTTCAgcaaagacctttttttttttttaaatgaaggacATTCTAATTTGCAAGTGCTCAGATCCCAATATGACAGTACAGTGTTGTATTAATGGCAAGAACCACTAAAAATGAAACCATCTTAgcctacactgtatactgtatgtcaaacATACAAGTATAATAAATATGTAGTATGCAGTGCCTCATTACAGTGATGAAGGTCAAGCTTTTTTGATCTgaatcaaggtcatgtccaatAAAACAGGATCACatgtagatttttatttgtattttaaaatataagatgtgaaaaatgtttgacaGTTTGGAGTTTGAATGTGGACTGATGAAGACTGGATCACATGGTTCTAGGTAGTCAGAACTTTTAATAAGGGGCTCCTCATGCTGCCATTTTGCTCATTAAAAAGTTTTAACAACAACGACTCATTAGTCCACATCCTGTCACAATTGTCCTGTCTGTTGAGACACTGTTTTGAGATTTGAGTTGGCTGACGTGCAGAGATTCCTTAGTTTGGAGAATCAGTTTTTGTCTCTAAGTGAATTGCATCAATATAGATGTgtggtttcatgtttttgtttattgattCAGTCATATGTAAGCATGTATAGGttaatattgaacatttctATTCTATGTTCTAACTAATATTGAGTTGGTTCTTTGTTTAAATGGCTGCTGCTTCACTACAGTAGCAACAACTACTACTGTAACAACAACTGTAGTAGACTGCCAGCTGACATCCTTCTCTAacattctgttttatttgtaggTGAAAGTAAACATGATTGGTAATGTTGTGGACCAGGGTTCTACTGATCTGGGTATTGACCATTTTGGATTTGCTCCTCATGCTGCCATTTACTCCATGCGCCCTGATGTGAGATGTATCATCCACATACATACCCCTGCCACAGCTGCTGTAAGTATGCTCCAGGCTAATAATATACGAGCTTAATCAAAGCATAAAAACTGCtgctaaatgtttattttgcacCAGAGGAAAAAGGCTGAATTAAAAGCAGCCCCCTGCATGCTTAGCCCTTTCCTTTGAAGCTCGGCAGTAAAATGCACAGCACATGATGAACACTGCTGTGTTGAATTTTTATTTGTGCCTGATAGCAAAAATGTGCCACCATTTACATGTCAGTGCGTCACAGTTACTGTTGCTTTTATCCCATGTTAACAGGTGTCCTCGATGAAATGTGGAATCCTGCCCATTTCCCAGGAGGCTTTGCTTCTGGGAGACGTGAGCTGCTTTGGTTACCATGGCAGCCTGGATAATAAAGAGGAGAAGGTGGCGTTTCAGAAAGCTCTGGGCCCTACTGCCAAGGTACTGTCAAACCAAGGGACTCCATTAATGAAAGGCTCAATTTCACATGGGATGCACAGTAAATTATCCTGTATTCACAACAGGATGTATATGAGGCCGTTTGTAAACTGCTGGTGAATATAGATAAATTAATACTGTATACATTCTTACATAGAGTATATTATACAGATGTACTAAATTGAATACCGTTCTTTTGCCAACCGAAGTCATCATTGAGGCACTGCACTAATTTTATAACTGATGTTCAATGACTACTCAGCATGTAATGTATTAATGTCTTTCAGACTCTAGAGGAAAGTTTCACAAGTCTGATAATGGTGATGTCACGGGGATGAAGGTTATTTCGGCTTTATGATAGAAAGCCAGTGTTACAGACAGAGGGTGTGGAGTTTTAAAGACATGTGCCTTTATTAGGCAGGGATGTCATATCAGAGTTATTGTAATTACAAGCTTCtgactttaaaataatgtatatgtcgatgtatgtatatgtttgtaATTACGACTGTGAAACTGGGATTTTCTGATATATGTGCAATTTGGCACTTACTAATAAGGAAATGCCTGAAAACCAAGAAAACCTTATTTTTTTGTGCAGAACCTCTGACGATTCACATTCATAATAATGTGATACAGTCCCAAACCAACATCACCCCTAAGTAAActcaaaaatattcacagaATTGAATCCAAACATCTGGCAAGGTCCTAACAAAAACCTTGAAGGTTCACATCGGAATTATTCATGGATAGATGCCCAAAAGCCGTCTGTAGTTGATACCATGAATTCAGCTCTATGCCTTTCATCTTAGGGAGACATAGGTTGGATTTTTGCTTTAAGATGCAGAAATTGTATTAATTCTAGATATGTATCATGTCAAAACAAGTACATTGTTAAAGAAGCATTTATTAACATGTATTTATCAAcacataaattaattaatgcacATGAGCATATCTGAATATGCCAATGCATTTGCTCATCTGGATTTGAGTGTATTAGTGTATCATAGTGATTATTGTGAGCCATTAATAAGCTCAAGTGTTTCCtatgttttgcaggtgatggtCCTGAGGAACCATGGGCTGCTTGCTTTGGGAGAAACAGTGGAAGAAGCTTTTCATTATGTGTACCACTCCCAGCAAGCATGCGATATCCAGGTATTAAAAGGTTGATTTGTACTATTGATTacctctgcttgattttgcaattTAATTACACCATTCAGGCTACAGCAATTTGTAGACTTGAATGGAGCCTTGatacatatttacacatttatggGTTAGCTACATGTGTATAAATCAGTCATATAATTCTTCACTTTTAAACACACGTTTCCTGTTTTAACAAATCAGTAAGACCTGGTTGCAAATATCAAAGTGGAATCAAAGCTGATGtctgacatacagtattgtTCAACAAAGTCAGATATGTGGTAAAGAGCTCTGTTCCCAGTTAGAACAGGTGGAACCCTGTGGTGTTACTGACACACACCTGTTGTTTTGTGTCAGGGATACGCTGTGGGTGCTTTTTCAACATCCAGCTGTGTCtggattgtgtttgtttttgacacATATTGAGAGCTCAGGTCACATATGATTACAATTCTTTAAAGTTGCCAAACCAAATGTTTGAGAAGAAAGTTGTCAGTGAATTTGTGCTGCATgatcattttctaataattttcattattaatcattttgttattAAATGCTCTTGTTTAGTTGAATGCTTTGAGGTGTGCCGGCAGCACGGACAACCTCGTGCTCCTGGACAGAGAGAAGTTTAAACCCCTGACCCAGGGAGTGGCTGCTGCCGGGGTGGTAATCGACAGTGAGGTCAAGTGGAAAGTGGGCGAGGCAGAGTTTGAGTCCCTTATGAGGATGCTGGACAACCTGGTGAGTGAACCCTAACCTGTGCCCTTTACCCATGATGCTCCGAGTTTCCTGTCTCTAAGGCGCTTCCTCGGGAAATGTCTGATTAGGGAACAACAATGAAGCTATATGTgtggggtttttaaaaaaatcttaccTCAAAAATGTGTGATTGGATCGTGTTTTTGTATTGTAGACGTCTATGTGTGAACATTTTTCACTACAATAACAAACTCATGTAACTATTGTCAGACCGTGTTAAGCATGTCTGTGGCTAACATGTTGTCCGATGGTCTTGTTCTACCCTCAGGATTTCTGTGCTTTGCTGCACTTCTGTCAGTTAGAACCGTGCTTTTCTTACCACACTACTAATAGCCAGGGCCTGATATGCTCTGTGGACACAGAAGATGTCAGATTATGTCTATATGAGTGTGCTTCTAGTTAACAACTGTGGCTGAAGAGGGCTGCAGCTGTTTCAGCTCTGTGTGATCATAGCCCGCCCACCCTCTCAATCATAGCTTCCAGATGGTAAGGCATGCTGTGGGCAGTTACAGCCACAGACCACACAATCACTTAGTGTAAAGACTCTAGTGCACTCAATTTTGATATCAGATTTGTTGTGTTCGCTAAgtgcaaatgcacacacacactgcagcggGACGTCTGTCTGTCCATGCCAGAAGGTGGAGTTTGCTAGTTGTGCCGAATGCCATGATGTCGGAAATGATCGCAATCGTTGAAatccaaaacacacaacaagaGCCCTGGCTGCTCTAAAGGTCACAGCTAATAatacaggaggaagaggatgatttGGAACTGGCCCTATGTttacagcagcaacaagaaaaacatttaaaaaaaggacatgctgtgtcactttttttaaataaacgaAGAGATTAAATGGAGAGTTAATAATTATCTAAAAGCAGATGAGGAGTGCGGACGAAGAGAGTGTGTTAGTCAAGTCAATGAGCTAACAAAAGTAACCACTTTCATTCATAAAGTTATGTTATccattcattatatttaaaaagctgtcCAACACATTGAAAAAGCAATTAACAGCACCATAATCAGTGCATCAGAAATGAGGTATTTCAATGGTGCAATTGATgtattctgtattttgtgtatgGGCCATGATTCAGACCCAAACACATTGTAATTGAGGGTGTTTTGTTCTTTAATCAGAACAACCTACATGCAATAAGTGCAGCTACTCACATGACACTGCTAACCAATTAGCGACTGTGCATTGGGGGCACTGAACAGTTctgaaaaatgtctaaaatctCTGACAAGCTCTGCCTGTGACCATCAAAGCCCAATGCAGAGATAAAACTTGTCATATGGCCTGTGAGAAAATGGCAGTTTTGGTTTTGATTGTAGTGCTGGACTGCCAGCTTCAGACTGTGCTCTGCTCTCACTGCGAGCTCCCATCAGTGGTTTTTGAGTTGTCTCTCCTTGTCTTTGATGTATTGTTAACAATGCACTCCTTCAAAGTTTCATCTTTTCCCTCTGAAACTGGTCAAGTCTGCACAAATGCTGTTTGTATTTGCAgcattgtttaaatatttagaaGCACTGTGGAAGTGGATCTTGGGTGGCCCGTGCATCCTTTAAATTCTGTATCTTAACAGTTGATACAGAAAGTTTATTATTGAAAAGTTTGTGAGGGAACAATGAATGACACTGCAGAATACTGCAGACACTTCTGGCAaaggaaaatgttgttttagatAACTATTCCTCTCTGTGTGACCTTCTAGGGATACAGAACAGGCTACTCTTATAGGAACCCCATTGTCCGTGAAAAACCTCGGTCCAAGAACGATGTGGAGATCCCTGCCACAGTGTCTGCAGTGCCACTGGAGGACAGTGAGGTGGGTCTGCATAGCCCCTTCAAGTTTATGGTGcagaaacagcagagagaaaggaCTCGGTGGCTTAATTCACCCAACAGCTACTTAAGGGTCAGTGTTCCTGAACAATCACCCAGCGGAGATGTCAGCCCCAGGACCAAGACAATGGTGCGTTGAATTTCTGTTACACTG encodes:
- the add3b gene encoding adducin 3 (gamma) b — its product is MSLVEVRQAAGSLTLSLSSNDPKESYFDRLDESDPEYLRSRNMSPDLRQDFNMMGQKKRVTQILQSPVFKDELEGLIQDQMTKGNNPTGLLALRQIADLVMANTLGGAGALTSPISFGMVTPVNDLYGIESPSFAKGEKQSRCRLASLYRLVDLFSWARFTSSYITVRVSKEQDHVLINPRGLSFNEVTAANLVKVNMIGNVVDQGSTDLGIDHFGFAPHAAIYSMRPDVRCIIHIHTPATAAVSSMKCGILPISQEALLLGDVSCFGYHGSLDNKEEKVAFQKALGPTAKVMVLRNHGLLALGETVEEAFHYVYHSQQACDIQLNALRCAGSTDNLVLLDREKFKPLTQGVAAAGVVIDSEVKWKVGEAEFESLMRMLDNLGYRTGYSYRNPIVREKPRSKNDVEIPATVSAVPLEDSEVGLHSPFKFMVQKQQRERTRWLNSPNSYLRVSVPEQSPSGDVSPRTKTMWMKSSQPGNKIGTPIKIEDPNQFVPLNTDPTEVLDKRNQIKEQHRGDLMTSGPKSQLLAGIVVDTVPGPAFIIEDEEQTRSLPPNPFNEFTEKVLEEYKNMVEKKQQGQDDDDDATDADEMTTFDGSTISLSLSPIMTPAKQDAIPNGKDHLVELEEDLSIEVSKLSVSTSETVEISITTNEKTGEEQTPESQSKSPKKKKKKFRTPSFLKKSKKKEKDKTEA